Genomic DNA from Roseburia intestinalis L1-82:
TCTGCAAGAACAATCAGAATTACAGGCGCTCCATAAAATGGATCTGTCGCAGTCCCCATAATCTTTGCATTTTCTGCAGATAACCGGTCTCTTAATTCTTTGTTCGTCACGGCAATAATGATCGGGCTCTGTCTTCCCATACCGGTTGCCGCATAGGTACCAGCCTTTACGACAGCCTGGATATCTTCTTCTGATACCATTCTTTCCTTGTCAAAGTTTCTGCAGCTTCTTCTTGTTTCCAATACTTTTAATGTTTCGTTCATTGTGTTATCCTCCATTTCTATTGATCGGCTCAGATATCTGATTTTCCCGCCCTTTACCACTCCTGAAATCCACACAGCTTCGCCGACTCATACACTGGTTTTAATATATTGCCCAGCCTCTCCGGAAACTGCCCATCGTCTAACCCTTCTGCATAAAGACTGTTTCGGACATCCATATTATTGATATGATATTTTGCACATTCCTCAAACTTTGCTTTTGCAACCGGGTTATCGTCACAGATACGATAAGCTTTGTATTCTAACAGCGCCAATGGTTCATAATACTCTTCCCACCTAGGAAGTTTGTTCCCCTTACTGCTGTTAATCGTTTTCGTCGTCGGACTGAGATTCCAAAGTTCATCATGTGCTACAAACTGCCATGGGACAAAATGATCAATAGATATTTTTTCTTTTGACAAATTTATCTTTCCGTAAATATCTCTGATCGATGGATCTAACTCTATGAGTAAGTTCCAGTAGTCCGTCACTTTCGTTAAATTTCGTTTCTTCGGTTTTGCCAATTTATCTGCAATACCCGGCACGCTAGGATTCCGATCCTGCAAATATCCGATCAGATTATAATTGACCCAGTCTTTTAGAATCTCTTTATTTCGGATCAGATACTCTGCCCATTCATCATTTACTTCCACCCTTGTATCCAGCTTTTGAAAATCCATAAAATAATAAAGCAGGTGCTTCTGCCTGTTAATTTCCGCAATTTTGCTTTTGCCCGGAGATTTAATTGCCGGGTAAAACGGACTCTGCAGGCAATACGGAACATTTACGATGAGTTTTTCTTTATATTTATCGATCCTCACATTTTCTGTTGTTCTTAAAAATTCATGGAGTTTTCCTTCCTCCACGGTAGAGGCCAGCTTATATTCCGTGGAAATATATCTTACTACTTCTTCCAGGTTGTCTGTCGTATTGCAGGGACCAAGCTTAAGATTAAATTCTGTCACCATATACCATGCGTGGACGATCATTTCATCTAACAATTCATTATAAGTAAATGATGTTTTTTCCACAGAAATTTTATTTAAAATTGCAAGCATCCAAAAATATTTATAACAGTTAAATACTCTGTTACGGTCAAACAGCCGGCTCAGATAGCCAATATTTAAATTGTCACTATACGGCAGATTCATACGACAGTCTCCTTACCCTTTTTATCATTTTTCCCCATGACTTAGATCATACCATCCCCTTTAAGAATGTTGTATCATCTCATCTCCAACCTTCTCAATCAGCGTTACATCCGCCGGCAGCCACTCCACCTCGCCTAATTGTTCACGCGTCAGCCACCTTGCCGCCTCATGTTCCTTCAGTACAAGCTCACCTTTTACAATTTCACACCAGAAGCAATCCATGGACAGATGAAACGCAGGATAATCATATTCGATCGTATCTATGAGTTTTCCCACTTTAATTTCTGTATCGAGTTCTTCCATAATCTCTCTTTTTAAGGCTTCTTTTGGAGTTTCCCCTTCTTCAATTTTACCACCCGGAAATTCCCAACCGCCTTTTAAATCGCCATAGCCTCTTTGCGTAGCAAAAATCATTGGCTCACCTTGTTCATTTGCTGCTTTTATAACTGCCGCAACCACTCTGATTACCTTCATACAACCTCCACAAGTATTCTATTATGGCAATTTACGCATTGACAATGTATTCATAAATATCTTCCCGAACCGGCACATCGAGGATCCACTCTATCTCAACGGCTGTTTTCTCTGTATTTGCCATCGTAAACTCTTTTGCATTTCCACTGGCTGTCATGTGACCAAGATAATAAAACTCTTTGGAAATCTTATCATCCTTATTTTTTCGGACAAACAATTCCACCTGGATTCCTCTTTCTTTTGCCTTGAGAAAATTCTGTACATCTTCCGACTGCATACTTCTTCCCGATTTGGAAATCGCGATCAAACGGTCCCGAAAGCCCGGAACAAAATGGTCTTCGTACCTTGTGGTATCGCTGATATTCTCCGCTTTATCGTAATTGATAAACACCGGAAAAGTCTTTGTTTTTTTATCAAACTTATAACCACCAATATTTAATGGCACCTCATTTTGCTCCCAGTTAAGAAGACGGCACACATCTTCATATGTATATTTCTGATATAACACCAGATCTGTCTGCCCATAAGTCTTACTGTAATCTCTCTTGTAACGGCTGATTCCAAAATCCACAAGCTCTTTTAAAATATTGTAAAAATCATTGTTGGCAAGCATCTCGGCAAAAGATTTGGCTGGTTTATAATCCGAATCATCTTTCTCGATAAAAACACACTGCGCATACGTTTTCTTTCCCGATCCTGCCGGAAACTCATTTGTCATAACATGAATAATGTTCTCCTGCTGATCTTTACTCATCACTTTTCCATATGATTTCAGATCATTCTCTAACCCTGCAAACAAACCAATCTTTGAAATGCCCCGCGTATATACTAAGATTCTTTTTAGCAGCTGTAACTCCTGAATTCTTTTACCACTTGCTAACTTCTTTGAAACAAACTCAATGACTTTTTCTTCATCTTCCGATAAACGAATGGTATATTCCTTTTCATATTTCACAAGAAATTTGTAATAAGAACCAAGACTGTTATTATCAAAAATGCGAATGACATCCATCTCTCCATAATCATCAAAATCACGGAGTGCCGGAATTCTTCCAAGTTTATTTTTCAGGTTGTTATAATTTTCTTTGATAAGCTTAATATCACTAAAATTTGCATTGTCAACAGACGCAAATATTCTTTTCCTGCTTATTTCATCAAAATGAACGGTGGATGCTCCGGGAATTACCCTTCCGCCTTCCATAACATATCTCCGGATATTATCCTTGTTATAAGTGCGGTCTCCGGATAACGCAATCGGAATCATAAAATTATTGTTATAATTTCCAATGAAATCCAATATAACCACATACTCTTTTCCACTGGCTTTTCTAAGTCCGCGTCCAAGCTGCTGGATAAATACAATCGGGGACTGCGTTGGTCTTAGCATGATCACCTGATTTACCTCAACGATATCCACACCCTCATTTAAAATTTCAACCGAAAAAATATAGTCTAATGGCTGTCTATCTTCTGAACTCTCGTCCTCATTCATTGCCAGCCGCTCAAACGCATCCTGTCTTTCCTGTTCCGATGCGCTGCCATTTAAAGCAACGGTTCTGAAATTTTTACCGGTCGCCGGATTAATGATCTGATTGAACTTTGCGGACAGTTCCTCTGTTTCCTTTATATTGCTGCAGAAAATCAGTCCCTTCACTTTATCGCCGCTGTACCCATAATAATCTGCCTGATTCACAATATGTCTCACACGCTCATCACTTGTAAGCATGTTAAAATCTCTGGCTGCTTCCTCATCTCCAATCATAGACAAATCCGTAATCCCAAAATAATGGAACGGGCAGAGAAGATTCTCTTCCATCGCCTGCTGCAGTCGTATCTCGTATGCGATCTGATAATTGAAAATCTCATAAACATTTCTGCCTTCCACGTTATCATCACGTTTGTCCGGCGTAGCGGTCATTCCAAGCCATAACTTTGGTGTAAAATGATCCATGATTTTCCGGTAGGTATCTGCTGGGACATGATGTGCCTCATCCAAAACAATACAGTCAAATGCGTCTTTCGCATATTGAAGCAGATGTTCATCTCGATTCAATGTCTGAACTGTCGCAAACACATAATCTGCTTCATATTCATGATAACCGGCACCAACCAGTCCCATAGATACGGTATTTGCAAATACCTTCTCGTAAGATTTTCTTGTCTGTCTGGCAAGCTGGCCTCTGTGGACTAAAAAGAGAACTCTCCGAAAGCCAAGCTCACGCATTGCAAATGCAGAGGCATATGTTTTTCCTGTTCCGGTAGCTGAAATAAGAAGCGCCCGTTTTTCCCCTGCTGCAAGAATTTTTTTCAGATTTGTGATAAACCCAACCTGCATACTGTTCGGCTGTAACGTATATTTTTCAATTGACGTTATCTCATCTAATTTTGCAGTTTCCCTCTGATGTTTTATGATCTGATAGCGTTCTTTATAATTTTCATAAAAAGTATCAAATGATAAAGCATACGGCGAATTCCACAGTTCTTTAAACTCAGCAACGATTTCTTTCGCCATCTCCCCCTGTTCGGTTGAGATCAGCTTTGTATTCCATTCACGATTACTGGTAAGCGCCGCACTTGTAATATTCGAACTGCCGATAATGATCCGGTAAATTTCGTCTTTTCTAAAAATATATCCTTTGGTATGAAACCCTTCGTCCGCTGCTTCCACATCATACATCTTTAAGGTAATATTCGATAAATCATTCAGCTTTTTTAATGCCCCAGGTTCACTGAAATTCAGATAATTTGTGGTTAAAATTTCCCCGGGAATATTTTTGTTTTCCAATTCTTTTAGTGTCTGAAGAAGCGGTGTGATGCCACTCATCGTGATAAATGCCACACTGATCTGAAACCTGTCACATTTCAAAAGTTCATCCTCAACGGATGAGAGCACCTTCTTTCCCTCTTTATGGTTATTAGACACAAACTGCGGTCGATAAAGGCTGTTAGATGCAGCCGAACCATTGATATATGCCGTTTCAAATCCCAATCGTAACTCATCAATTTTACTCATTTTTTCTCCTGATACTGCCAGTTACCAAACCCACAGTTTTACCAATGAAACAATTCTCAAAACACACTACATCCAGTATATTCCTTATTACAAACGTTTTCAACAAACATTCCCACGAATTCTCCATCAACTTTTCTTGATTTGTGAAATTGTTAATGTTATCATAAATGAAAACAAGGATAACAGGAGAGATTCTAGTGTGAAAAATAAGCTCGATAGCTTATTTTTCGCACGGCTATTTGTTTCTGAGCAAAAACAAATAGCTTCTATGACAAGGCATAAAAAAGCATGCCTACGAGAATTTGAGATTCTCGTCGCCTCTTCGCAACAAGTTGCTCAGAAATGAGGATTACTATGGAAAATAAAGCATTAGAGATGCATAAACAGTGGAACGGTAAATTAGAGACCGTTGCCAAATCTAAAGTAAAGAGCCGCGAAGATCTCGCGATTGCGTACACACCGGGCGTTGCAGAGCCTTGCAAGGTCATTGCCAAAGATCCTGAGGCAGCTTATACATATACCATGAAAGCCAACACCGTTGCCGTTGTTTCCGACGGAAGTGCCGTGTTAGGCCTCGGCAATATCGGTGCATACGCAGCTATGCCGGTTATGGAGGGCAAATGCGTATTATTCAAGGAATTCGGCAATGTCAACGCTGTTCCGATCTGTCTTGACACACAGGATACCGAAGAGATCATCGCTACCGTTAAGAACATTGCACCGGCATTCGGCGGTATCAACTTGGAGGATATCTCCGCACCACGCTGCTTTGAGATTGAGGAACGTTTAAAAGAAATGCTCGACATTCCGGTATTTCATGACGACCAGCACGGTACTGCCATCGTAGTACTTGCAGGTATCATCAATGCATTAAAGGTGACCGGCAAGAAAAAAGAGGACTGCCGCGTCGTTGTAAACGGTGCTGGATCTGCTGGCGTTGCCATCACAAA
This window encodes:
- a CDS encoding DUF3427 domain-containing protein; protein product: MSKIDELRLGFETAYINGSAASNSLYRPQFVSNNHKEGKKVLSSVEDELLKCDRFQISVAFITMSGITPLLQTLKELENKNIPGEILTTNYLNFSEPGALKKLNDLSNITLKMYDVEAADEGFHTKGYIFRKDEIYRIIIGSSNITSAALTSNREWNTKLISTEQGEMAKEIVAEFKELWNSPYALSFDTFYENYKERYQIIKHQRETAKLDEITSIEKYTLQPNSMQVGFITNLKKILAAGEKRALLISATGTGKTYASAFAMRELGFRRVLFLVHRGQLARQTRKSYEKVFANTVSMGLVGAGYHEYEADYVFATVQTLNRDEHLLQYAKDAFDCIVLDEAHHVPADTYRKIMDHFTPKLWLGMTATPDKRDDNVEGRNVYEIFNYQIAYEIRLQQAMEENLLCPFHYFGITDLSMIGDEEAARDFNMLTSDERVRHIVNQADYYGYSGDKVKGLIFCSNIKETEELSAKFNQIINPATGKNFRTVALNGSASEQERQDAFERLAMNEDESSEDRQPLDYIFSVEILNEGVDIVEVNQVIMLRPTQSPIVFIQQLGRGLRKASGKEYVVILDFIGNYNNNFMIPIALSGDRTYNKDNIRRYVMEGGRVIPGASTVHFDEISRKRIFASVDNANFSDIKLIKENYNNLKNKLGRIPALRDFDDYGEMDVIRIFDNNSLGSYYKFLVKYEKEYTIRLSEDEEKVIEFVSKKLASGKRIQELQLLKRILVYTRGISKIGLFAGLENDLKSYGKVMSKDQQENIIHVMTNEFPAGSGKKTYAQCVFIEKDDSDYKPAKSFAEMLANNDFYNILKELVDFGISRYKRDYSKTYGQTDLVLYQKYTYEDVCRLLNWEQNEVPLNIGGYKFDKKTKTFPVFINYDKAENISDTTRYEDHFVPGFRDRLIAISKSGRSMQSEDVQNFLKAKERGIQVELFVRKNKDDKISKEFYYLGHMTASGNAKEFTMANTEKTAVEIEWILDVPVREDIYEYIVNA
- a CDS encoding NAD(P)-dependent malic enzyme, which translates into the protein MTMENKALEMHKQWNGKLETVAKSKVKSREDLAIAYTPGVAEPCKVIAKDPEAAYTYTMKANTVAVVSDGSAVLGLGNIGAYAAMPVMEGKCVLFKEFGNVNAVPICLDTQDTEEIIATVKNIAPAFGGINLEDISAPRCFEIEERLKEMLDIPVFHDDQHGTAIVVLAGIINALKVTGKKKEDCRVVVNGAGSAGVAITKLLLTYGFKNVIMCDREGIIGKDYPNLNWMQQKMTEVTNLANEHGTLADALKGADIFVGVSAPNIVTPEMVSSMNHDSILFAMANPVPEIMPDVAKAAGARVVGTGRSDFPNQVNNVVAFPGIFKGALEGRATQITEEMKLAAAEAIAGLVSEDQLCDEFIMPEAFDPRVAEVVSEAVKSHIK
- a CDS encoding nitroreductase, with product MNETLKVLETRRSCRNFDKERMVSEEDIQAVVKAGTYAATGMGRQSPIIIAVTNKELRDRLSAENAKIMGTATDPFYGAPVILIVLADKDIPTYQYDGSLVMGNLMNAAESLGLGSIWIHRAKEEFESDFGKKILADLGIEGNYEGIGHCAIGYAAAPANAPAPRKENYVYYVK
- a CDS encoding HNH endonuclease domain-containing protein — translated: MNLPYSDNLNIGYLSRLFDRNRVFNCYKYFWMLAILNKISVEKTSFTYNELLDEMIVHAWYMVTEFNLKLGPCNTTDNLEEVVRYISTEYKLASTVEEGKLHEFLRTTENVRIDKYKEKLIVNVPYCLQSPFYPAIKSPGKSKIAEINRQKHLLYYFMDFQKLDTRVEVNDEWAEYLIRNKEILKDWVNYNLIGYLQDRNPSVPGIADKLAKPKKRNLTKVTDYWNLLIELDPSIRDIYGKINLSKEKISIDHFVPWQFVAHDELWNLSPTTKTINSSKGNKLPRWEEYYEPLALLEYKAYRICDDNPVAKAKFEECAKYHINNMDVRNSLYAEGLDDGQFPERLGNILKPVYESAKLCGFQEW
- a CDS encoding (deoxy)nucleoside triphosphate pyrophosphohydrolase; protein product: MKVIRVVAAVIKAANEQGEPMIFATQRGYGDLKGGWEFPGGKIEEGETPKEALKREIMEELDTEIKVGKLIDTIEYDYPAFHLSMDCFWCEIVKGELVLKEHEAARWLTREQLGEVEWLPADVTLIEKVGDEMIQHS